The window TCATTCAAGCGTCAATCGCAACCATGCGCAGGCACAGCCAGTCAGAAGGAATCACCCCACTGATTCCGGAAAGCACACCCCAGGGGCGGGCGATGGAGCAGACACAGACCTCCCACAACGGTTCGGCGACGGCCAGCCCGGGTGCACAGCGCCGGGTTCTCGTCGTCGAGGACGACGCCACGATCGTGGACGCCATCGCGACCCGCCTGCGCGCCGAGGGGTTCCTCGTGCAAACGGCGGGCGACGGTCCGGCGGCGGTCGACACGGCCGAGGCCTGGCAGCCCGACCTGCTGATCCTCGACATCATGCTGCCCGGCTTCGACGGTCTGGAGGTCTGCCGGCGTGTGCAGGCCGCCCGGCCGGTGCCGGTGATGATGCTCACCGCGCGCGACGACGAGACCGACATGCTGGTCGGTCTGGGCGTCGGCGCCGACGACTACATGACGAAGCCGTTCTCGATGCGGGAGCTGGCGGCGCGTGTGCACGTGCTGCTGCGCCGTGTGGAGCGGGCCGCGCTGGCCGCAGCGACGCCGCGCAGCGGCATCCTGCGCCTCGGCGAGCTGGAGATCGACCACGCGCAGCGGCGCGTGCGGGTGCGCAGTGAGGATGTTCACCTCACCCCGACCGAGTTCGACCTGCTGGTCTGTCTGGCGAACACCCCGCGCGCGGTGCTCTCGCGCGAGCAGCTGCTCGCCGAGGTCTGGGACTGGGCGGACGCCTCCGGCACCCGGACCGTCGACAGCCACATCAAGGCGCTGCGCCGGAAGATCGGCGCCGAGCGGATCCGCACCGTGCACGGTGTGGGCTACGCCCTGGAGACCCCGACGCCATGAGCGGCGGGCCGGCCGCACGGAGAAACCCCGGGGAGCCGGAACCCTGGGGCGGGGTGAGCCCGTTCTCGATCAAGACCAAGCTGGGCGCGCTGGTCGTCATCTCGGTGCTGATCACCACAGGCCTTTCGGTGATCGCGGTGCACACGAAGACGGAGCTGCGCTTCATCACGGTCTTCTCGATGATCGCCACGCTCCTCATTACGCAGTTCGTGGCCCATTCGCTCACCGCGCCGCTGGACGAGATGACCGCTGTGGCCCGCTCCATCTCACAGGGCGACTACACCCGCCGGGTGCGGGACAACCGCCGTGACGAGCTGGGCGACCTTGCGGTGACGATCAACGCCATGGCCGACGAGCTGGAGGCCCAGGACCGCCAGCGCAAGGAGCTGGTGGCGAATGTCTCGCACGAGCTGCGCACGCCCATCGCGGGGCTGCGCGCGGTGCTGGAGAACATCGTCGACGGCGTCACCCAGGCCGACCCGGAGACGATGCGCACGGCCCTGAAGCAGACCGAGCGGCTCGGCCGGCTGGTGGAGACGCTGCTGGACCTGTCCCGCCTGGACAACGGCGTCGTACCGCTGAAACAGCGGCGCTTCGAGGTGTGGCCGTATCTGTCGGGCGTGCTGAAGGAGGCCAACATGGTCGCCTCCGTGCGCGCGGGCATCGCCACCGGCTCGGGCAGTCACACCCGTACGGACGTCCATCTGCACCTCGACGTCTCCCCGCCGGAGCTGACCGCGCACGCCGACCCGGAGCGCATCCACCAGGTCGTGGCCAACCTCATCGACAACGCGGTCAAGCACAGCCCGCCGCACGGCCGGGTGACGGTCAAGGCGCGGCGCGGGGCGCTGCCGGAGTCGCTGGAGCTGGAGGTCCTGGACGAGGGACCCGGCATTCCGAAGTCCGAGTGGCACCGGGTGTTCGAGCGGTTCAACCGCGGCAGCGCCAAGCGGCCGCAGGGCCCGGGCAGCGACGGCGGCACAGGTCTCGGCCTCGCCATCGCCCGCTGGGCGGTGGATCTGCACGGCGGTCGGATCGGAGTGGCCGAATCCGAGCGAGGTTGCCGGATTCTTGTCACTCTTCCAGGGCTTCCCTCTCTGCCAAGTTGACGTAAAGTTCGAAGCGGAGCCTCAAGATCCACGGGCGTCCGCGCTGACGGACACGTGTGATCAGGCACAGACCCGCGCCGTCGGCGCCCCGGGTGCCGCTCCCCCCTTCCCTCCCTAAGCGGAACCACGCTTGTTTCCCGCCATTTCAAGCCCTGAAACACTCTTCAAAGTGTGACTTGCGTGACGTTGAACGGGCCCGGCCTGACCTTCACGGTCCGGGAGGCGTAGCCTTGATTCCCGCTGTCCATCATCTTGTGAAGCGGAAGAGGGCGGTTGCCGCCGTGTCGCCACAGTCCCCCAGTAACTCGAGCATCTCGACCGACACCGACCAAGCGGGGAAGAACCCTGCCGCGTCGTTCGGTGCCAACGAGTGGCTCGTCGACGAGATCTATCAGCAGTACCTCCAGGACCCGAACTCGGTAGACCGAGCCTGGTGGGACTTCTTCGCCGACTACAAGCCAGGGGCGGCCGCCGCCTCGGCTCCGGCGGGTACCGCGGCCGCGGGGGCCGCGGGCACCACCACCGCACAGCCTGCGGCCCAGGCCGCCCCCGCACAGGCCGCGGCCCCCGCCCCGGCGGCCGAGAAGCCCGCCGCCGCGCCGGCTCCCTCGGCTCCGGCCCAGGCGAAGCCCGCCGCGCAGGCCCCGGCCCAGACCGCCGCCCCGGCGAAGGCCGCTCCGGCCCCCGCCAAGCCGGCCGCCGCGAAGCCGAAGGCCGAGCCCGCCGCCGAGGCCCCCTCGGGCCCCGAGCAGGTCGTGCTGCGCGGCCCCGCCGCCGCCGTCGCGAAGAACATGAACGCCTCGCTGGAGGTGCCCACGGCCACGTCCGTGCGCGCCGTCCCGGTGAAGCTGCTCTTCGACAACCGCATCGTCATCAACAACCACCTGAAGCGCGCCCGGGGCGGGAAGATCTCCTTCACGCACCTGATCGGCTACGCGATGGTGCAGGCCATCAAGGCCATGCCGTCGATGAACTACTCCTTCGTGGAGAAGGACGGCAAGCCGACCCTGGTCAAGCCGGAGCACGTCAACTTCGGCCTCGCCATCGACCTGGTCAAGCCCAACGGCGACCGCCAGCTCGTGGTCGCGGGCATCAAGAAGGCCGAGACGCTGAACTTCTTCGAGTTCTGGCAGGCCTACGAGGACATCGTCCGCCGTGCTCGCGACGGCAAGCTCGGCATGGACGACTTCACCGGCGTGACGGTCTCCCTGACCAACCCCGGCGGCCTCGGCACCGTCCACTCCGTGCCGCGGCTGATGCCCGGCCAGTCGGTGATCATGGGCGTCGGCTCCATGGACTACCCGGCGGAGTTCCAGGGCACGTCCCAGGACACCCTGAACAAGCTCGGCATCTCGAAGGTCATGACGCTCACGTCGACCTACGACCACCGGGTCATCCAGGGCGCCGCCTCCGGCGAGTTCCTGCGGATCGTCGCGAACCTCCTCCTCGGTGAGAACGGCTTCTACGACGACATCTTCGAGGCGCTGCGCATCCCCTACGAGCCGGTCCGCTGGCTCAAGGACATCGACGCCAGCCACGACGACGACGTCACGAAGGCCGCCCGCGTCTTCGAGCTGATCCACTCCTACCGGGTCCGCGGCCACGTCATGGCCGACACCGACCCGCTGGAGTACCAGCAGCGCAAGCACCCCGACCTCGACATCACCGAGCACGGGCTCACCCTGTGGGACCTGGAGCGCGAGTTCGCCGTCGGCGGCTTCTCCGGCAAGTCCCTGATGAAGCTGCGCGACATCCTCGGTGTGCTGCGCGACTCGTACTGCCGCACCACCGGCGTCGAGTTCATGCACATCCAGGACCCGAAGCAGCGCCGGTGGATCCAGGACCGGATCGAGCGCGCGCACACCAAGCCGGAGCGCGAGGAGCAGCTGCGCATCCTGCGCCGGCTGAACGCCGCCGAGGCCTTCGAGACCTTCCTGCAGACGAAGTACGTCGGCCAGAAGCGGTTCTCCCTGGAGGGCGGCGAGTCCGTCATCCCGCTGCTGGACGCGGTCCTCGACAGCGCGGCGGAGTCCCGTCTCGACGAGGTCGTCGTCGGCATGGCCCACCGCGGCCGGCTGAACGTCCTGGCGAACATCGTCGGCAAGTCGTACGCGCAGATCTTCCGCGAGTTCGAGGGCAACCTCGACCCGAAGTCGATGCACGGCTCCGGCGACGTGAAGTACCACCTGGGCGCCGAGGGCACCTTCACCGGCCTGGACGGCGAGCAGATCAAGGTCTCGCTCACCGCCAACCCCTCGCACCTGGAGGCGGTGGACCCGGTCCTGGAGGGCGTCTCGCGCGCCAAGCAGGACATCATCAACAAGGGCGGCACCGACTTCACGGTCCTGCCGGTGGCGATCCACGGCGACGCGGCCTTCGCGGGCCAGGGCGTGGTGGCCGAGACCCTGAACATGTCGCAGCTGCGCGGCTACCGCACCGGCGGCACGGTCCACATCGTCATCAACAACCAGGTCGGCTTCACCGCGGCCCCCGAGTCCTCGCGTTCCTCCATGTACGCGACGGACGTGGCCCGCATGATCGAGGCCCCGATCTTCCATGTGAACGGCGACGACCCCGAGGCCGTCGTGCGCGTCGCGCGGCTGGCCTTCGAGTTCCGCCAGGCGTTCAACAAGGACGTGGTGATCGACCTCATCTGCTACCGCCGCCGCGGTCACAACGAGTCGGACAACCCGGCCTTCACCCAGCCGCTGATGTACGACCTGATCGACAAGAAGCGCTCGGTGCGCAAGCTCTACACCGAGTCCCTCATCGGTCGCGGCGACATCACCCTGGAAGAGGCCGAGCAGGCGCTGCAGGACTACCAGGGCCAGCTCGAGAAGGTCTTCACGGAGGTCCGCGAGGCCACCTCGCAGCCGGCCGCCGCGGAGCCCAGCGACCCGCAGGCCGAGTTCCCGGTCGCCGTGAACACCGCGGTCACCTCGGAGGTCGTCAAGCGGATCGCCGAGTCCCAGGTCAACATCCCCGACCACATCACCGTCCACCCGCGTCTGCTGCCGCAGCTGCAGCGCCGGGCGGCGATGGTCGAGGACGGCACCATCGACTGGGGCATGGGCGAGACCCTCGCCATCGGCTCCCTCCTGCTGGAGGGCGTCCCGGTCCGCCTGGCGGGCCAGGACTCGCAGCGCGGTACGTTCGGCCAGCGCCACGCGGTCATCATCGACCGCAGCACCGGCGAGGAGTACACGCCGCTGCAGTACCTCTCCGAGGACCAGGCGCGGCTGAACGTCTACAACTCCCTCCTCTCCGAGTACGCGGCGATGGGCTTCGAGTACGGCTACTCGCTGGCCCGCCCCGAGGCGCTCGTGATGTGGGAGGCGCAGTTCGGCGACTTCGTCAACGGCGCCCAGACGGTCGTGGACGAGTTCATCTCGTCGGCCGAGCAGAAGTGGGCCCAGACGTCCGGCGTCGTCCTGCTCCTGCCGCACGGCTACGAGGGCCAGGGCCCGGACCACTCCTCGGCCCGCCCAGAGCGCTTCCTCCAGATGTGCGCCCAGAACAACATGACGGTCGCCACGCCGACGTCGCCGTCGAACTACTTCCACCTCCTGCGGTGGCAGGTGCACAACCCGCACCACAAGCCGCTGGTGGTCTTCACGCCGAAGTCGATGCTGCGCCTGAAGGCGGCGGCGGCTCAGGCGGAGGAGTTCACGACGGGCCAGTTCCAGCCGGTCATCGGCGACGCGTCGGTCGACCCGGCCGCGGTCAAGAAGGTCGTCTTCTGCGCCGGCAAGGTCTACTACGACCTGGAGGCCGAGCGTCAGAAGCGCGGCGTCACGGACACGGCGATCATCCGCATCGAGCGCCTGTACCCGCTGCCGGGTGCCGAGCTCCAGGCGGAGATCAAGAAGTACCCGAACGCCGAGAAGTACCTGTGGGCCCAGGAGGAGCCGGCGAACCAGGGTGCCTGGCCGTTCATCGCGCTCAACCTGATCGACCACCTGGACCTGGCGGTCGGCGCCGACGTCCCGCACGGCGAGCGCCTGCGCCGCATCTCGCGCCCGCACAGCTCGTCCCCGGCGGTCGGTTCCGCGAAGCGGCACCAGGCCGAGCAGGAGCAGTTGGTGCGTGAGGTGTTCGAGGCGTAAGCACCCTCGCGCGTCGCATGTGACCGGGCCGCATCCCCGCTACGGGGGTGCGGCCCGGCCGTGTGTGCGCACCTATCCTTGACGGCATGTACTTCACGGACCGTGGCATCGAGGAACTGGAGAAGCGGCGCGGCGAGGAGGAGGTCACCTTCGAGTGGCTCGCCGAGCAACTGCGGACGTTCGTCGACCTGAACCCCGACTTCGAGGTGCCGGTGGAGCGCCTGGCGACCTGGCTGGCACGGCTGGACGACGAGGACGACGAGTAGGGATCCGCCGGCTCCGGGCGGCCTTTCAGGGTGTCAGTCGCGTGGATACATGAGGCCGTACGCCAGTCCCAGCGTGCCGTTGGCCAGAAGCAGCCCTCCGGCCGCGGCCCAGCCCCCGCTGCGCCGCCGTAGCGCCCAGGCCAGGAGCGGTACGCCCGCCGCCACCTGAGCGAGTGCCAGGGCGCGGGCCCTGGGGTCGCCGGTCCAGGGCATCCAGGGGCCGAGGCGGCTGTGAGCAGCCGCGCGGCGTTCGCCGACGGCCTCGCGCCCGCCCGGCCATGCGACCGGGAGGCTGTCCGGCAGGAGCGCGGCGGCTGCCCGGAGGCGGTCGGCGGGCTCGCCGAGGGCGAGTTCGGGAGGCGGCGAGACGCCCACGCGCGCAAGGACCGCCAGCAGGCCGCGCAGCCGGGCGCGGGCGTCGGCGGCGGTGTCGGCCTTCGCCAGTCGCTCGAGGGCCTGGACGTCCAGGACGGGATCGAGGCCCACGCGCGCGGCGAAGGTGCGCATCGCCTCGTCCTCCCCCACCGGGACGCCGCTCGCGAGCCAGACGAAGCCGACCGGGCGGCGGAAACCGGACGCCAGCAGGAAACCCGCGTGGTCGGCGTCCCACCACAGGGCGAGCACGGGCCAGGGCGCCCCGACGGCGAGGGCCGTGGCCCAGCCGCTGATCACCCGGTCGACGGGCTCGCCGCCGTCCCGCCAGGGCCCGCCCTCCGGGACGAGCACGCTCCATTCATCGCCCGCGCGGACGACCTGCATGGGCTCACGCAGCAGGTGGGCGACGGGAGCGACGGCCCCGGGCACCGCCCGGCACAGCAGCAGCGCGCCAGGGGCGGAACCCTCGGGACCGGTACGGCCAGCTTCCGTCGACATGGTCACACGCTAGGGCGAATCGCTCACCTTTGAACACTTTTGCCCGCCCTGCCATCCCCAGAACGAGTGCCTTGACTTTCCTTGTCCACGATATATCGTGAATACGAGAAGACGCGATATGGCGCGTTGAGTCGGGGAGGTCTGCACCATGTCCGAGTGGTCCGTCGCGGAACCGAAGAAGCTCACCTTCGACGAGCCCGTGAGCGATCTGCATGTGCGACTCGTCAACGGAACGGTGAACGTGGTGGGCACCGACGAAGGTTCCGCCCGCCTGGAGATCTCCGAGATCGAGGGCCCACCCCTGGTGGTGACCCAGGAGGACGGCACCCTCACCGTGGCCTACGAGGACCTGCCCTGGAAGGGCTTCCTCAAGTGGCTGGACCGCAAGGGCTGGCGTCGCAGCGCGGTGGTCTCCCTGGCGGTCCCGGCCTCCACCCGGGTGGAGGTGGGGGTGGTCGGCGCGGCCGCCGTGGTCTCCGGGATCCAGGGACCGTCGGTGGTGAAGGGCGTCACGGGCGACACGACCCTGGTGGGGCTCTCCGGCCCGGTCCGCGCCGACACGGTCTCCGGCAGCCTGGAGGCCCAGGACGTGACCGGTGACCTCCGGTTCAACTCCGTCTCCGGCGACCTCACGGTGGTCGAGGGCTCCGGCCCCTCCGTGCGGGCCGAATCGGTCAGCGGCTCCATGATCATCGACCTCGACCCGGACGGCCCCACCGATGTGCGGCTGACCAGCGTCTCGGGCGAGATCGCGATCCGCCTGCCCTACCCGGCGGACGCGGAGGTCGAGGCCAACACCGCGAGCGGAGCGATCTCCAACACCTTCGACGGTCTGCGGGTACACGGCCAGTGGGGCGCCCACAAGATCACAGGCCGTCTCGGCGCGGGCAACGGCACGCTGCGGGCCACCACCGTCTCCGGCTCGATCGCCCTGCTGCGCCGCCCGGCCGGAGAGGACGAGGAGGAGCCCTGGGAGACGCACCCCGGCACGAGCGGCTCGCCGACGGACCCGCCGGCCGGCCCGCAGGGCGACTCGGGAGACAATTCCGTCTCCGGCCGGGGCGAGGGCGCCACCGGCGTCCCGGCCGACGGCACGACCGACAAGAAGGTGCTCTGACATGCCCCCCGTCTTCGCCCACGGCCGCCTCCGCCTCTACCTGCTGAAGCTGCTGGACGAGGCCCCCCGCCACGGCTACGAGGTGATCCGCCTCCTCGAGGAGCGCTTCCAGGGGCTGTACGCACCCTCGGCGGGCACGGTCTACCCGCGCCTGGCCAAGCTGGAGACCGAGGGCCTGGTCACCCACACCACCGAGGGCGGCCGCAAGGTCTACTCGATCACGGACGCCGGCCGGGCCGAACTGGCCGACCGCAGCGGCGAACTGGCCGATCTGGAACTGGAGATCCGGGAGTCGGTCGCCGAGCTGGCCGCCGAGATCCAGGCCGATGTGCGCGGAGCCGCGGGCGACCTGCGCCGCGAGATGCGCGCGGCGGCGACCGAGGCCCGCCGCGGCAACGGCGGCAAGACCTCCGGCGCGCAGGACACCCCCTTCGGGGACTTCACGGCCTACGGCGACAAGGAGGCCTGGCGCGTCGCCAAGGAGGAGATGCGGCGCGCCCGGCAGGAGTGGAAGGAACAGGCCCGCCGCGCCAAGGACGAGAGCCGCCGCGCCCGCGAGGACGCCCAGCGCGCCCGCCGCCAGGCCAAGGAGGCCCAGGAGCAGGCCCGGGCCCAGGCCCAGGAGCAGGTGCAGCACATCGCCCGCAAGGTCCAGGAGCAGGTGCAGGACCACTTCACCCGGGGCGACTGGCCGACGGGCCTGCGCGAGGGCTTGAGCGAACTGGTGAAGGAGGTCGGCGAGTTCGGAAAGGGCTACGGCAAGGACTTCGGCTTCGACTGGACGGGCACCGGCTCGGGGGCCGACACCCAGCGGCCGGCCCCCGAGCCGTCCCCGTCATCCCAGCCCCCCTCATCCCAGCCCCCCGCGGACTTCCCGGCCGCCTACGAACCGGCCTGGGCCCACGAGGACGCGGCGGACTCCACCGGCGACCCGGCCCGCGACCTGGACCGCCTGCTCGACCGCTTCCGGGACGACATCCGCGACGCGGCCCGCGACCACGGCGTCACCTCCGACCAACTCCGCGACGCCCGCCACCACCTGTCGACAGCGGCGGCCCACCTGGGAGCACTGCTGCGCTCGCCGAAGAAGTAGGCGGCCGGCAGGGAAGCCCCGTCACCCGGCCTTGGCCTCGCCACCGCCGTACAGCACCCGCACCAGGGACTCGTACGTCACCCCGTGGTCGGCGAGGACCTCGGCCGGCACGCCGGGGCGCATGGTCAGGGCCAGCAGGATGTGCTCATCACCGATATGCCGGTCCCGCTGGGCGAGAGCGACGCGCAAGGAGTGCTCCAGAACGCCCTTGGCACCCCGCCCGAACGAGGCCCGCCCGGACCACCACCCCTTGTCGCCGTGGTCACCGGACAGTGCGCCGACCCCGTGCACCTCCTCCACCCGGGCGACGATCTCCGCCACATCGATCCCCAGCCCGGCGAGCGCATCCGTATCCGCCTGCGAAAGCCCGGCCCGCCGCCGCGCCTGACGCAGCGCCTGACGCACGGACTCCCGCCGCTCCCCCAGCCCGAGAGCGGTCAGCGCGAAGGACCCGCGACTGCCCTCCCGGTCGAGCAGCGCCAGCAGCAGATGCTCCGGCTCCACACTCTGCCCGTCACCACCCTCCACGTACGCGAAGGCGCTCTTCACCACACCCCGGGCGTCTTTCGTGAACCGCTCGAACATCAATGCCTCCCGTACTTCTTGTGCACGGCCTGCCTGCTCACACCGAGTTCGGCGGCGATCTCCTGCCACGACCAGCCCTGATTGCGCGCATTGCGCACCTGTACGGCTTCCAACTGCTCCAGCAGCCTGCGCAGCGCGGCGACGGCCCGCAAGCCGACCCGTGGATCACGGTCACCCGCGCGCTCGGCCAGATCCGTTGCTTCGGTCATACCGTCAACCTACGTTGACACCCAACACTCGTCAACCCCAGTTGACAAACGAAAAC of the Streptomyces koelreuteriae genome contains:
- a CDS encoding response regulator transcription factor, whose translation is MEQTQTSHNGSATASPGAQRRVLVVEDDATIVDAIATRLRAEGFLVQTAGDGPAAVDTAEAWQPDLLILDIMLPGFDGLEVCRRVQAARPVPVMMLTARDDETDMLVGLGVGADDYMTKPFSMRELAARVHVLLRRVERAALAAATPRSGILRLGELEIDHAQRRVRVRSEDVHLTPTEFDLLVCLANTPRAVLSREQLLAEVWDWADASGTRTVDSHIKALRRKIGAERIRTVHGVGYALETPTP
- a CDS encoding HAMP domain-containing sensor histidine kinase; protein product: MSGGPAARRNPGEPEPWGGVSPFSIKTKLGALVVISVLITTGLSVIAVHTKTELRFITVFSMIATLLITQFVAHSLTAPLDEMTAVARSISQGDYTRRVRDNRRDELGDLAVTINAMADELEAQDRQRKELVANVSHELRTPIAGLRAVLENIVDGVTQADPETMRTALKQTERLGRLVETLLDLSRLDNGVVPLKQRRFEVWPYLSGVLKEANMVASVRAGIATGSGSHTRTDVHLHLDVSPPELTAHADPERIHQVVANLIDNAVKHSPPHGRVTVKARRGALPESLELEVLDEGPGIPKSEWHRVFERFNRGSAKRPQGPGSDGGTGLGLAIARWAVDLHGGRIGVAESERGCRILVTLPGLPSLPS
- a CDS encoding multifunctional oxoglutarate decarboxylase/oxoglutarate dehydrogenase thiamine pyrophosphate-binding subunit/dihydrolipoyllysine-residue succinyltransferase subunit → MSPQSPSNSSISTDTDQAGKNPAASFGANEWLVDEIYQQYLQDPNSVDRAWWDFFADYKPGAAAASAPAGTAAAGAAGTTTAQPAAQAAPAQAAAPAPAAEKPAAAPAPSAPAQAKPAAQAPAQTAAPAKAAPAPAKPAAAKPKAEPAAEAPSGPEQVVLRGPAAAVAKNMNASLEVPTATSVRAVPVKLLFDNRIVINNHLKRARGGKISFTHLIGYAMVQAIKAMPSMNYSFVEKDGKPTLVKPEHVNFGLAIDLVKPNGDRQLVVAGIKKAETLNFFEFWQAYEDIVRRARDGKLGMDDFTGVTVSLTNPGGLGTVHSVPRLMPGQSVIMGVGSMDYPAEFQGTSQDTLNKLGISKVMTLTSTYDHRVIQGAASGEFLRIVANLLLGENGFYDDIFEALRIPYEPVRWLKDIDASHDDDVTKAARVFELIHSYRVRGHVMADTDPLEYQQRKHPDLDITEHGLTLWDLEREFAVGGFSGKSLMKLRDILGVLRDSYCRTTGVEFMHIQDPKQRRWIQDRIERAHTKPEREEQLRILRRLNAAEAFETFLQTKYVGQKRFSLEGGESVIPLLDAVLDSAAESRLDEVVVGMAHRGRLNVLANIVGKSYAQIFREFEGNLDPKSMHGSGDVKYHLGAEGTFTGLDGEQIKVSLTANPSHLEAVDPVLEGVSRAKQDIINKGGTDFTVLPVAIHGDAAFAGQGVVAETLNMSQLRGYRTGGTVHIVINNQVGFTAAPESSRSSMYATDVARMIEAPIFHVNGDDPEAVVRVARLAFEFRQAFNKDVVIDLICYRRRGHNESDNPAFTQPLMYDLIDKKRSVRKLYTESLIGRGDITLEEAEQALQDYQGQLEKVFTEVREATSQPAAAEPSDPQAEFPVAVNTAVTSEVVKRIAESQVNIPDHITVHPRLLPQLQRRAAMVEDGTIDWGMGETLAIGSLLLEGVPVRLAGQDSQRGTFGQRHAVIIDRSTGEEYTPLQYLSEDQARLNVYNSLLSEYAAMGFEYGYSLARPEALVMWEAQFGDFVNGAQTVVDEFISSAEQKWAQTSGVVLLLPHGYEGQGPDHSSARPERFLQMCAQNNMTVATPTSPSNYFHLLRWQVHNPHHKPLVVFTPKSMLRLKAAAAQAEEFTTGQFQPVIGDASVDPAAVKKVVFCAGKVYYDLEAERQKRGVTDTAIIRIERLYPLPGAELQAEIKKYPNAEKYLWAQEEPANQGAWPFIALNLIDHLDLAVGADVPHGERLRRISRPHSSSPAVGSAKRHQAEQEQLVREVFEA
- a CDS encoding DUF6104 family protein, producing the protein MYFTDRGIEELEKRRGEEEVTFEWLAEQLRTFVDLNPDFEVPVERLATWLARLDDEDDE
- a CDS encoding DUF4097 family beta strand repeat-containing protein, translating into MSEWSVAEPKKLTFDEPVSDLHVRLVNGTVNVVGTDEGSARLEISEIEGPPLVVTQEDGTLTVAYEDLPWKGFLKWLDRKGWRRSAVVSLAVPASTRVEVGVVGAAAVVSGIQGPSVVKGVTGDTTLVGLSGPVRADTVSGSLEAQDVTGDLRFNSVSGDLTVVEGSGPSVRAESVSGSMIIDLDPDGPTDVRLTSVSGEIAIRLPYPADAEVEANTASGAISNTFDGLRVHGQWGAHKITGRLGAGNGTLRATTVSGSIALLRRPAGEDEEEPWETHPGTSGSPTDPPAGPQGDSGDNSVSGRGEGATGVPADGTTDKKVL
- a CDS encoding PadR family transcriptional regulator, which gives rise to MPPVFAHGRLRLYLLKLLDEAPRHGYEVIRLLEERFQGLYAPSAGTVYPRLAKLETEGLVTHTTEGGRKVYSITDAGRAELADRSGELADLELEIRESVAELAAEIQADVRGAAGDLRREMRAAATEARRGNGGKTSGAQDTPFGDFTAYGDKEAWRVAKEEMRRARQEWKEQARRAKDESRRAREDAQRARRQAKEAQEQARAQAQEQVQHIARKVQEQVQDHFTRGDWPTGLREGLSELVKEVGEFGKGYGKDFGFDWTGTGSGADTQRPAPEPSPSSQPPSSQPPADFPAAYEPAWAHEDAADSTGDPARDLDRLLDRFRDDIRDAARDHGVTSDQLRDARHHLSTAAAHLGALLRSPKK
- a CDS encoding Clp protease N-terminal domain-containing protein, with protein sequence MFERFTKDARGVVKSAFAYVEGGDGQSVEPEHLLLALLDREGSRGSFALTALGLGERRESVRQALRQARRRAGLSQADTDALAGLGIDVAEIVARVEEVHGVGALSGDHGDKGWWSGRASFGRGAKGVLEHSLRVALAQRDRHIGDEHILLALTMRPGVPAEVLADHGVTYESLVRVLYGGGEAKAG
- a CDS encoding HTH domain-containing protein: MTEATDLAERAGDRDPRVGLRAVAALRRLLEQLEAVQVRNARNQGWSWQEIAAELGVSRQAVHKKYGRH